The Ooceraea biroi isolate clonal line C1 chromosome 11, Obir_v5.4, whole genome shotgun sequence genome includes a region encoding these proteins:
- the LOC105274669 gene encoding protein KIAA0100 isoform X1, which yields MPGLFAFCVIVLILYCSFTWMIPRLLAWLVKRRYKIHLRVGYISLPYFILRDVNITKNGFTLQVEEISVRSSLFSNDVAKLLAIIMRDVRINNDVPVDPACKIKQSNEVLDFRNKKIPPIIITFVQFMAIHVENISLLALGNGWLANGSAESLSLDGSIVHGARTLLASASIIGGAMKLLRHASDACLSQITFAGTVEATFKAQGELSVETLCVGVTQTVGSGGAGLIQFLRDRRTLSTASCSSVHTDSSNNLMTRLAPILPKDFTLKIGNSLIIAGSEDSSMIGLEGTLKSLQVHAKFQANAARLNLTVSLDSLCIRGKLPILTLHLLSIETKMEENSLFIDVQLNNFSIMYDHRDWESFLYTNENSVSRPVSSISLRNKLPNFEIMLNTELYDSSLNIKLPDVQEASCGVAHMKFSLNSSTDKTENLNTELIVESLYCALNGTNGNISETSHQWGSPLSVGVLLATTRSNAIGIAVDALVTEWSLELAKFLEQAYRCYKYQQPVAKTKNTISQSPIQLNLKITNCNLFFIAENELSIMIRLDVATLEQNAKRFVSVAEGVSAITLNKNEPIMCQHAQALTHPFLAIRKCKAAINSDAVNVSLDGTNLAWSPNLHLRLLQFWMESEDFRSIVTKEMNTTRIEEVHKKKRVLDLLATGGVTVSIDISAKHFLILTSDQLRWSQDEWRFNYIRVTLDMSDIIMIEGFELIKVADNAEVRAERQSNEGFVLDWNECWALNLDSIKICFPYEHQFTNAIQNELFSIRKWLKEIHSMNVPAQESLPCDLIIKIKEWTFELSDDPFEVRLRDNYELLEDEYKESLKRQAMLDTKVQELCRAHLLLPQGKVEELYASLNKKNAEIYVQRWKQMQRAGPARTRLFAWTMLNLEILALADPSINGMEKATRAIREMDPESPWPEDGLEFSTLWIRGISLKCAEWKLQLRDFPQPLLLVENLNVWGKLAGAEALAPPRAKRTIRIEIGAPWKDIVVERGMTSFKYYHDLNWDIDKFRYAFGPCWEPVIAQCNLSFEKILHPSRDPSPPLPFWDKMRLSLHGRLTLCVKQLTVLLHGSLDPYNTTEEMELTWTGLELDWTQGKIIIKGDLDVYVRTASKYDDCRLLHLPNVRLSIKLAWVCLGDPRDHHAAIPCAPDRLPEYSSNQEHDSFRAFRSQNLNVSLSLETKPTGSPTLASAPTALLYGSTLRWFENLKLILSGATRPTRKGPLFKNVRPRKKQLSRHYRKVRLTLAFHRFHVNYWMSFAMQRGFEVTGGRVACSSEHNLALHPIDDGLIHRPQAEWSIIYMNCELSDAEIWLKSALQKDEMESASLRQPVEKCYCLSVARVSYGREAMVAGVSGDTPIHRLVVHDLRGAWTKTNRDVAFALFDSFIKTQQLKKNLSTAALKGFHRDNNSTPHKNRAVRSAVVDQQSTPTQVALVSTVKPQQGEAAGMLQRLIAEAGNKPVAFSDDLSVQTRGQQLRGLAACHQDDVLHKNWLIALVNSQVLLKGIETRGYVILSAAKAEILQRVHHPVWKERSLVPKTTWVGSLECMQYYATVSANIDDNIDDNIMWLTLDNIQEKDSTIIAGLPDVPALVGSGQSVGGVVSQTVGGGGGPQHQLQRIVSRCKCEFFYVGYGQTLDVGSVDQVPPPPREEVSPWERKDFTAADAFTLMHHDLDVCTNSLQYAMILDIVNNLLLYVEPRRKEASERLQRMRFQLQLHSVEDQKRPIQQLQNTVRGLVAKLRRLERETYLVQKALADESSPELLTEMERLEASVFECKEQLGAKAEELDVMLSCYKETTAPAAASATLKDKPAAVARVAEICFKHAQWRLTDADGQLGIADLILTNFLYTKTSKTDDSVEHLLELGYVRMTNLLPNQIYTEVLVPTELQSNMPVDRQRALRVFCREKAPVAGISVKEHFEINVVPLTIGLTKKFFNTMLKFCFPERDPEGIEETPASQRDSSFYVPIERRDDVEKMKERADKNKLFIYIKIPEVPVRVSYKGNKEKNIEDLRDVALVIPTLEYHNVTWTWLDLLLAMKSDSRRVILSQAIKQKLQIKPRGPPEESVPQEEDKARLLLGTRHLPGDARKKSVFKFK from the exons ATGCCTGGATTATTTGCGTTCTGCGTAATCGTTTTAATTCTTTACTGTTCCTTCACATG GATGATACCGAGGCTATTGGCATGGTTGGTGAAACGTCGTTACAAAATTCACCTGCGAGTAGGCTATATTTCTTTACCTTATTTTATTCTCCGTGATGTCAATATAACCAAAAATGGTTTCACATTG CAAGTCGAAGAGATAAGTGTGCGTAGTAGTTTGTTCAGCAATGACGTAGCAAAATTATTAGCTATTATAATGAGAGATGTCAGGATAAATAACGACGTTCCGGTTGACCCAGCTTGTAAGATAAAGCAATCCAATGAAGTACTAGATTtccgaaacaaaaaaatacctCCAATTATTATAACGTTTGTCCAG tttaTGGCTATACATGTAGAGAATATAAGTTTACTTGCTCTCGGTAATGGATGGTTGGCTAATGGGAGCGCGGAAAGCTTAAGTTTGGACGGTAGTATTGTACACGGTGCACGTACGCTCTTAGCATCTGCCTCTATTATTGGTGGTGCTATGAAACTATTAAGACATGCCTCGGATGCATGCCTTTCGCAAATAACATTTGCTGGTACAGTAGAGGCCACGTTTAAGGCTCAAGGAGAGCTATCAGTTGAG ACATTGTGTGTTGGAGTAACGCAAACCGTAGGCTCCGGTGGTGCTGGTCTCATTCAGTTCTTGAGAGACAGAAGAACATTAAGTACAGCTTCATGCAGCAGTGTACATACCGATTCGTCCAATAATTTAATGACTAGATTAGCACCGATTTTGCCCAAA gattttacgttaaaaatcGGTAATTCGTTAATAATCGCTGGCAGCGAAGACAGCAGCATGATAGGTTTGGAAGGTACTTTAAAGAGTCTTCAAGTTCACGCCAAGTTTCAAGCTAATGCAGCACGATTAAATCTCACTGTAAGCCTAGACAGCTTGTGTATACGTGGGAAGCTTCCTATTTTGACTCTACATTTACTCTCGATTGAAACAAAA atggAGGAGAATAGTCTATTTATTGATGTACAGTTGAATAATTTCTCGATAATGTACGATCACAGAGACTGGGAATCGTTCTTGTATACTAACGAAAATAGTGTTTCAAGACCTGTTAGCAGTATATCACTGAGAAATAAACTACCCAACTTTGAGATAATGCTGAATACAGAATTGTATGATTCTTcgttgaatataaaattgccAGATGTGCAAGAAGCTTCTTGTGGCGTTGCACATatgaaattttctttgaattCGTCTACAG ATAAAACTGAAAATCTAAACACGGAATTAATCGTGGAGTCTTTATATTGCGCTTTAAATGGCACCAATGGCAATATTTCGGAAACTTCTCATCAATGGGGCAGCCCACTTTCCGTTGGGGTATTGCTGGCGACGACTCGTAGCAACGCCATAGGAATTGCAGTTGATGCTCTCGTAACAGAATGGAGCTTGGaacttgcaaaatttcttgaaCAGGCTTACAG atGCTACAAGTATCAGCAGCCGGTggcaaaaacgaaaaatacaaTATCACAAAGTCCTATCCAGTTGAATCTTAAAATAACTAATTGCAATCTGTTCTTCATCGCAGAAAACGAGC TGTCTATAATGATACGCTTGGATGTAGCAACTTTGGAGCAGAATGCAAAGCGATTCGTAAGTGTGGCGGAAGGCGTGAGCGCGATAACTCTCAACAAAAATGAACCAATCATGTGTCAACATGCGCAAGCTTTAACTCATCCATTTCTCGCGATACGAAAGTGCAAAGCTGCAATTAATTCTGACGCGGTAAACGTCAGCCTCGACGGCACCAATTTAGCTTGGAGTCCCAATTTGCATCTTCGCTTGTTACAATTCTGGATGGAGTCTGAAGATTTCAGATCTATCGTAACGAAAGAAATGAACACCACTCGCATCGAAG aggTGCATAAAAAGAAACGCGTCCTAGACTTATTGGCCACGGGTGGGGTTACAGTCTCCATAGACATTTCCGCTAAACATttcctgatactgacgtccgATCAACTGCGTTGGTCGCAAGATGAATGGAGGTTCAACTACATTCGAGTTACCTTGGACATGTCTGACATAATTATGATCGAGGGTTTCGAACTGATCAAGGTAGCTGACAACGCGGAGGTACGAGCGGAGAGGCAGAGTAACGAGGGATTTGTATTGGATTGGAACGAATGCTGGGCGTTGAATCTCGACTCTATCAAAATCTGTTTCCCTTATGAGCATCAATTTACAAATGCGATACAGAACGAGTTGTTCAGCATCAGAAAATGGCTGAAGGAGATCCATTCTATGAACGTACCTGCACAGGAGTCTCTGCCGTGTGATCTGATCATAAAGATCAAGGAGTGGACGTTCGAGCTTAGCGACGATCCGTTCGAGGTACGTCTGCGCGACAACTATGAATTATTGGAGGACGAGTATAAAGAGAGCTTGAAACGGCAAGCGATGTTGGACACGAAGGTGCAGGAGCTCTGTCGCGCGCATTTGCTGCTTCCTCAAGGAAAGGTCGAAGAGCTATATGCTAGTTTGAATAAAAAGAACGCCGAGATTTATGTGCAGAGATGGAAACAGATGCAACGGGCGGGACCTGCAAGGACTCGACTGTTCGCGTGGACCATGTTGAATTTAGAAATACTGGCTCTGGCCGATCCGTCCATAAATGGCATGGAGAAGGCAACACGAGCTATCAGGGAGATGGATCCAGAATCACCTTGGCCCGAAGATGGTCTGGAATTCAGCACGTTGTGGATCCGAGGGATCAGTCTGAAGTGTGCCGAATGGAAACTCCAGCTTCGCGATTTCCCGCAGCCGTTACTTCTGGTCGAAAATTTAAACGTGTGGGGCAAGTTAGCCGGAGCGGAAGCTTTGGCACCGCCGAGGGCGAAAAGAACCATCCGAATCGAGATCGGCGCACCATGGAAGGACATAGTGGTGGAAAGAGGAATGACGTCCTTCAAGTATTATCACGACCTCAATTGGGACATCGACAAATTCAGATACGCGTTCGGTCCATGTTGGGAGCCGGTGATAGCGCAGTGCAATCTCAGCTTCGAGAAAATCCTTCATCCGTCGAGAGACCCGAGCCCGCCGTTGCCGTTCTGGGATAAAATGCGATTGAGTCTCCATGGCAGATTGACACTCTGCGTGAAACAGTTGACGGTGTTGCTGCATGGCTCTTTAGATCCTTATAACACCACGGAAGAAATGGAACTTACGTGGACCGGCCTGGAACTCGACTGGACGCAagggaaaattattatcaaggGTGATCTCGACGTGTACGTGCGCACGGCTAGTAAATACGATGACTGTCGATTGCTACACTTGCCCAACGTTAGACTGAGCATTAAATTAGCATGGGTGTGCCTAGGCGATCCGCGTGATCATCATGCCGCCATACCTTGCGCGCCAGATCGATTGCCCGAGTATTCAAGCAATCAAGAGCACGACTCGTTCAGGGCATTCCGCTCTCAAAATCTTAATGTCAGCCTTTCTCTGGAAACCAAGCCAACCGGTTCACCTACGTTAGCCAGCGCACCAACAGCGTTGCTTTATGGCAGTACGTTGAGATGGTTCGAGAATCTCAAGTTGATATTATCGGGCGCGACAAGACCTACGAGGAAAGGTCCGTTGTTTAAGAACGTCAGACCTAGGAAGAAACAGCTCAGCAGGCACTACAGAAAGGTACGACTGACTCTAGCCTTCCATCGTTTTCACGTCAATTATTGGATGTCGTTCGCCATGCAACGTGGCTTCGAAGTGACTGGTGGCAGAGTGGCTTGTAGCTCGGAACACAATCTAGCGTTGCATCCGATCGACGACGGTCTGATCCATCGACCTCAAGCGGAATGGTCCATCATATACATGAACTGCGAGCTCAGCGATGCCGAGATCTGGCTGAAGAGCGCGCTGCAGAAAGATGAGATGGAAAGCGCGTCGTTACGTCAACCGGTCGAGAAATGTTACTGCTTGAGCGTTGCGCGCGTCAGCTACGGCAGGGAGGCGATGGTCGCTGGTGTGAGCGGTGACACGCCAATTCATCGACTGGTCGTGCACGATCTTCGCGGCGCTTGGACAAAGACCAATCGCGACGTTGCATTCGCGCTCTTTGACTCTTTCATCAAGACTCAACAACTCAAGAAGAACCTGTCGACCGCGGCGCTCAAAGGTTTTCACAGAGATAACAACTCAACGCCGCACAAGAATCGTGCCGTCAGATCAGCCGTGGTCGATCAGCAGAGCACACCGACTCAAGTGGCACTAGTGTCCACTGTGAAGCCGCAGCAAGGCGAGGCAGCGGGAATGCTGCAGAGATTGATAGCGGAAGCGGGGAACAAGCCTGTAGCCTTTAGCGATGACTTGTCAGTGCAGACTAGGGGACAACAGTTGCGCGGATTGGCGGCGTGCCATCAAGACGATGTTCTACACAAAAACTGGCTAA TCGCTTTGGTGAACAGTCAAGTGTTGTTAAAAGGCATCGAGACCCGCGGCTACGTAATTCTCTCGGCGGCTAAGGCGGAAATCTTACAGAGAGTTCATCACCCAGTTTGGAAGGAGCGATCCCTTGTTCCAAAGACAACCTGGGTCGGATCACTAGAATGCATGCAGTATTACGCTACCGTCAGCGCGAATATTGACGATAACATCGACGACAACATCATGTGGCTAACATTAGATAATATCCAG GAAAAAGATTCCACCATCATAGCGGGTCTGCCGGATGTCCCGGCACTGGTGGGATCTGGCCAGAGCGTCGGTGGAGTGGTTAGCCAAACGGTGGGGGGCGGTGGTGGTCCTCAGCATCAACTGCAGCGTATAGTGTCGCGGTGTAAGTGCGAGTTCTTCTATGTCGGTTATGGTCAGACCTTGGACGTGGGTTCGGTGGACCAAGTACCACCTCCGCCCAGAGAGGAGGTCAGTCCGTGGGAAAGGAAGGACTTTACCGCAGCCGATGCGTTCACGTTGATGCATCATGATCTCGATGTGTGCACCAATTCGTTGCAGTATGCGATGATATTGGACATAGTTAATAACTTGCTGTTGTACGTCGAACCGAGGCGAAAAGAGGCCTCGGAAAGATTGCAGAGGATGAGATTTCAGTTGCAATTACATTCCGTTGAGGATCAGAAGAGACCGATACAGCAGCTGCAAAACACGGTGCGCGGCTTGGTGGCAAAATTAAGACGGCTCGAGCGCGAAACGTATCTAGTGCAGAAAGCGCTGGCCGACGAATCGAGTCCGGAATTGTTGACGGAGATGGAGCGGTTAGAGGCGAGCGTGTTCGAATGCAAGGAACAACTCGGAGCCAAAGCGGAAGAATTGGATGTTATGTTGAGTTGCTACAAGGAAACCACCGCGCCAGCGGCTGCATCAGCTACACTGAAGGACAAACCGGCCGCGGTGGCCAGAGTAGCTGAGATTTGCTTCAAACACGCGCAATGGAGACTGACTGACGCGGACGGTCAGCTGGGTATCGCCGATCTTATTTTGACTAACTTTCTTTATACGAAAACGAGCAAAACCGATGATTCGGTGGAACATTTGTTGGAATTGGGATATGTCAGGATGACGAATTTACTGCCGAATCAGATCTATACGGAAGTACTAGTGCCGACGGAGCTACAAAGCAACATGCCTGTAGATCGGCAGAGGGCACTTCGGGTCTTTTGTAGGGAAAAAGCACCGGTAGCAGGAATATCCGTGAAAGAGCATTTTGAGATCAACGTGGTTCCCCTTACGATAG GTCTGACAAAGAAGTTCTTCAATACTATgctaaaattttgttttcccGAGAGAGACCCGGAAGGTATAGAAGAGACTCCAGCATCGCAGCGTGATTCATCCTTTTATGTACCTATTGAGAGGAGAGACGACGTAGAAAAAATGAAGGAAAGGGCTGACAAGAACAAactattcatatatattaagATACCAGAAGTACCTGTTCGCGTATCATATAAG GGAAATAAGGAAAAGAATATTGAAGATTTGCGCGACGTTGCGCTAGTCATACCAACTCTAGAATACCATAATGTAACCTGGACGTGGCTCGATCTGCTTCTGGCTATGAAGAGCGACTCTAGGCGCGTGATACTGAGCCAAGCCATCAAACAAAAATTGCAGATAAAGCCAAGAGGACCACCGGAAGAATCCGTGCCGCAGGAAGAGGATAAAGCTCGTCTTTTGTTAGGTACCAGGCATCTGCCTGGAGATGCACGAAAAAAGagcgtatttaaatttaagtaa